In Meleagris gallopavo isolate NT-WF06-2002-E0010 breed Aviagen turkey brand Nicholas breeding stock chromosome 2, Turkey_5.1, whole genome shotgun sequence, the following are encoded in one genomic region:
- the LOC100545105 gene encoding CUB and sushi domain-containing protein 1-like: protein MQPFLWKTLYFIVILIALLVVSFLAQCPANEIRTESSGVILSPGYPGTYPNSQTCSWTIKVDPGYNISIFVDMFQSEKQFDELEVFDGSSGQSPLLVALSGNHTGQLNFTSKMNQLYLRWSTDHATSKKGFKIRYSASYCSLNPTLRNGGIVNKTGGPAGSKVHYYCKPGYRMIGQNNATCRRHQNGMYQWDSPVPICRAVFCGIPDSPGNGSVIGNEFTLGSRLIYECNEGFKLESSQQATAVCQEDGLWSNKGRPPVCKSVTCPNIETLLSEHVVWRLISGSLNEYGAQVMLSCSPGYYLLGQRLIQCRTNGTWSVGNERPICKVISCGGLPSPPNGNKIGTLTVYGATAIFTCNTGYTLVGSHVRECLANGLWSGAETQCLAGHCGSPDPIVNGHISGDGFSYRDTVVYQCNPGFRLVGTSVRICLQDHRWSGQTPVCVPITCGHPGNPAHGMTNGSEFNLNDVVNFTCNTGYLLQGASRAQCRSNGQWSSPLPNCRGKKLSSNSSVP from the exons atgcaaccTTTTTTATGGAAAACACTTTATTTCATTGTTATTCTTATTGCTCTTCTTGTTGTGTCCTTTCTAGCACAATGTCCAGCAAATGAAATCCGTACAGAATCATCTGGAGTAATTCTCAGTCCAGGTTACCCAGGCACATATCCCAACTCTCAGACCTGTTCTTGGACTATAAAGGTTGATCCGGGATATAACATCTCCATATTTGTAGATAtgtttcaaagtgaaaagcAGTTTGATGAGCTGGAGGTATTTGATG GTTCTTCTGGACAAAGCCCTTTACTGGTTGCTTTAAGTGGAAATCACACTGGACAACTGAACTTTACAAGCAAAATGAATCAGCTATACCTTCGCTGGTCAACTGATCATGCAACCAGCAAGAAAGGATTCAAGATCCGTTACTCAG CTTCCTATTGCAGCCTAAACCCTACCTTGAGGAATGGTGGAATTGTAAATAAAACAGGTGGTCCTGCTGGAAGTAAAGTTCATTATTACTGCAAACCTGGATATAGAATGATTGGTCAGAATAATGCAACATGTAGACGTCACCAAAATGGCATGTATCAGTGGGATTCTCCTGTGCCAATCTGCCGAG CTGTATTTTGTGGTATTCCTGATTCTCCTGGGAATGGTTCAGTTATAGGTAATGAATTCACTTTGGGCAGTAGATTGATATATGAATGTAATGAGGGCTTCAAGCTAGAATCTAGTCAACAAGCAACAGCAGTGTGTCAAGAAGATGGATTGTGGAGCAACAAAGGGAGGCCACCTGTCTGTAAAT CTGTGACTTGCCCCAACATAGAGACTCTGCTTTCAGAACATGTTGTCTGGAGACTGATTTCTGGGTCACTGAATGAGTACGGAGCTCAAGTCATGCTCAGCTGCAGTCCTGGGTATTATTTATTGGGTCAAAGACTCATACAGTGCAGGACTAATGGAACCTGGAGTGTAGGTAATGAAAGGCCAATCTGTAAGG ttATCTCCTGTGGTGGTCTTCCATCTCCACCAAATGGAAATAAGATTGGAACCTTAACAGTATATGGAGCCACTGCAATTTTCACCTGTAACACAGGATACACGTTAGTTGGTTCTCATGTGAGAGAATGCTTGGCAAATGGTCTTTGGAGCGGTGCTGAAACTCAGTGTCTAG CTGGTCACTGTGGTTCTCCAGATCCAATTGTAAATGGTCATATTAGTGGAGATGGCTTCAGTTACCGTGATACTGTAGTCTATCAGTGTAATCCTGGCTTTCGACTTGTTGGTACATCTGTCAGAATTTGTCTACAGGATCACAGATGGTCTGGACAAACTCCTGTTTGTGTCC caATCACGTGTGGACATCCTGGGAATCCTGCTCATGGAATGACTAATGGCAGTGAGTTTAATTTGAATGATGTTGTAAATTTTACTTGCAACACTGGGTACTTACTTCAGGGTGCTTCCCGAGCACAGTGCCGAAGCAATGGGCAGTGGAGTAGCCCTTTACCAAATTGCCGAGGTAAGAAACTTTCCTCTAATTCTTCTGTTCCCTAA